In Halobaculum sp. XH14, a single genomic region encodes these proteins:
- the eno gene encoding phosphopyruvate hydratase, protein MTRIASVSLRRVLDSRGNPTVEADVLTESGGFGRAAAPSGASTGEYEAIELPPREAIAAARQHAVPRLVDEVHAGNQRDVDAALRAADGTDDFSEIGANSAVAISMAAAKAGADVLGAPLFQHLGGTFRDAERSFPVPLGNVVGGGEHAKEATHIQEFLAAPVGAPSVSEAVFANAAVHATVGDLLDERGVAAAKGDEGAWAPAIDDAEAFELVAEATELVADDVGFEVRFGLDVAASELWDADAGVYRYGDDERTPDEQVDYVADLVEEYDLAYVEDPLEEDDFDGFAALTDRVGDRTLVCGDDLFVTNVERLETGIDVGAANSILIKPNQIGTLSDAFDAVELAQRNGLDAVVSHRSGETEDATIAHLAVATAAPFIKTGTVGGERTAKLNELIRIAEEAV, encoded by the coding sequence ATGACGCGCATCGCCTCGGTGTCGCTCCGGCGCGTGCTCGACTCGCGGGGGAACCCGACCGTCGAGGCGGACGTCCTCACGGAGTCGGGCGGCTTCGGCCGTGCGGCGGCCCCGTCCGGGGCGAGCACGGGCGAGTACGAGGCGATCGAGCTCCCGCCGCGGGAGGCGATCGCCGCGGCCCGCCAGCACGCGGTTCCCCGGCTCGTGGACGAGGTTCACGCCGGCAACCAGCGCGACGTCGACGCGGCGCTGCGCGCGGCCGACGGCACGGACGACTTCTCCGAGATCGGCGCGAACAGCGCGGTGGCCATCTCGATGGCGGCCGCGAAGGCCGGCGCCGACGTGCTCGGCGCGCCGCTGTTCCAGCACCTCGGAGGGACGTTCCGCGACGCGGAGCGCTCGTTCCCGGTGCCGCTCGGGAACGTCGTCGGCGGCGGCGAACACGCGAAGGAGGCGACCCACATCCAGGAGTTCCTGGCCGCGCCGGTCGGCGCGCCGTCGGTCTCCGAGGCCGTCTTCGCCAACGCCGCCGTCCACGCGACCGTCGGCGATCTGCTCGACGAGCGGGGCGTCGCGGCCGCGAAGGGCGACGAGGGCGCGTGGGCGCCCGCCATCGACGACGCCGAGGCGTTCGAACTCGTCGCGGAGGCGACCGAACTCGTCGCGGACGACGTGGGCTTCGAGGTCCGCTTCGGCCTCGACGTCGCCGCCTCCGAACTGTGGGACGCCGACGCCGGCGTCTACCGCTACGGCGACGATGAGCGCACGCCCGACGAGCAGGTCGACTACGTGGCCGACCTCGTCGAGGAGTACGACCTCGCGTACGTCGAGGACCCGCTGGAGGAGGACGACTTCGACGGCTTCGCCGCCCTGACGGATCGGGTCGGCGACCGGACGCTCGTCTGTGGCGACGACCTGTTCGTCACCAACGTCGAGCGGCTGGAGACCGGCATCGACGTCGGCGCGGCCAACAGCATCCTGATCAAGCCGAACCAGATCGGCACGCTGTCGGACGCGTTCGACGCGGTCGAACTGGCCCAGCGGAACGGGCTCGACGCCGTCGTCTCCCACCGCTCGGGCGAGACCGAGGACGCGACGATCGCACACCTCGCCGTGGCCACGGCCGCCCCGTTCATCAAGACGGGCACCGTGGGCGGCGAGCGAACCGCCAAGCTGAACGAACTCATCCGCATCGCGGAGGAGGCAGTATGA
- the rpsB gene encoding 30S ribosomal protein S2, translating to MSESENDTDEAPAEEEVEETETEAETAPETNAQPDEAAEAADSEGAEESEEGAEADEAETRFDEDVMPDEEADLLIPVEDYLSAGVHIGTQQKTKDMERFIHRVRDDGLYVLDVSQTDGRIRTAANFLANYDPEQVLVTSSRQYGRFPAEKFAEAIGARARTGRFIPGTLTNPEYAGYIEPDVVVVTDPIGDAQAVKEAITVGIPVIAMCDSNNQLSNVDLVVPTNNKGRRALSVVYWLLANETLDRRGAEPTYALEDFEAEI from the coding sequence ATGAGCGAAAGCGAAAACGACACAGACGAGGCGCCCGCCGAGGAGGAGGTCGAGGAGACCGAGACCGAGGCAGAGACGGCGCCCGAGACGAACGCACAGCCGGACGAGGCGGCCGAGGCCGCCGACTCCGAGGGAGCCGAGGAGTCCGAGGAGGGCGCGGAAGCCGACGAGGCCGAGACGCGCTTCGACGAGGACGTCATGCCGGACGAGGAGGCCGACCTCCTCATCCCGGTCGAGGACTACCTCTCGGCCGGCGTCCACATCGGCACCCAGCAGAAGACGAAGGACATGGAGCGGTTCATCCACCGCGTCCGCGACGACGGCCTCTACGTGCTCGACGTGAGCCAGACGGACGGCCGAATCCGGACGGCGGCGAACTTCCTCGCCAACTACGACCCCGAGCAGGTGCTCGTCACCTCCTCGCGGCAGTACGGCCGGTTCCCGGCCGAGAAGTTCGCCGAGGCCATCGGGGCCCGCGCCCGCACCGGGCGCTTCATCCCGGGGACGCTGACGAACCCCGAGTACGCCGGCTACATCGAGCCGGACGTCGTGGTCGTCACCGACCCGATCGGCGACGCGCAGGCGGTCAAGGAGGCCATCACGGTGGGCATCCCGGTCATCGCCATGTGCGACTCGAACAACCAGCTCAGCAACGTCGATCTCGTCGTCCCGACGAACAACAAGGGCCGCCGCGCGCTGTCGGTCGTCTACTGGCTGCTCGCCAACGAGACGCTCGACCGCCGCGGCGCCGAACCCACCTACGCCCTCGAGGACTTCGAGGCGGAGATCTAG
- the mvk gene encoding mevalonate kinase: MTTCSAPGKVYLFGEHAVVYGEPAVPCAIERRARVTAEPREDGRVRVEAADLSLDGFTVTWGDGTDDHPDIDAPTPLVEAGMGYVNEAVEQARDAADAPEVGFDVTVESDIPLGAGLGSSAAVVAAGIDAGTRSLGVELPPEEIADRAYRAEYEVQDGQASRADTFCSTMGGAVRVEGADCRTIDAPELPLVVGYDGGAGDTGKLVAGVRALRDEYEFAADTVAAIGDVVREGTEVLREADPDGEADPDLLAELGRLMNFDHGLLSALGVSSRSLDAMVWAARDADAHGAKLTGAGGGGCIVALDETGGTETALDYTPGCERSFRAELATEGVRVEEP; encoded by the coding sequence ATGACTACCTGCAGCGCGCCGGGGAAGGTGTACCTCTTCGGCGAGCACGCCGTCGTCTACGGCGAGCCTGCGGTCCCCTGTGCCATCGAGCGGCGGGCGCGTGTCACCGCCGAACCCCGCGAGGACGGCCGGGTCCGGGTCGAGGCTGCCGACCTCTCGCTGGACGGGTTCACCGTCACCTGGGGCGACGGGACCGACGACCACCCGGACATCGACGCGCCGACGCCGCTCGTGGAGGCCGGGATGGGCTACGTCAACGAGGCGGTCGAACAGGCCAGGGACGCGGCCGACGCGCCCGAGGTCGGCTTCGACGTCACCGTCGAGTCGGACATCCCGCTCGGCGCGGGGCTGGGCTCCTCGGCGGCGGTCGTCGCCGCGGGCATCGACGCCGGCACCCGCTCGCTCGGCGTCGAACTCCCTCCCGAGGAGATCGCGGACCGCGCGTACCGCGCCGAGTACGAGGTACAGGACGGCCAGGCGTCCCGTGCCGACACGTTCTGTTCGACGATGGGCGGGGCCGTCCGCGTCGAGGGCGCGGACTGCCGGACCATCGACGCGCCGGAACTGCCGCTGGTCGTCGGCTACGACGGCGGCGCGGGCGACACCGGGAAACTCGTCGCCGGGGTCCGGGCGCTTCGTGACGAGTACGAGTTCGCGGCCGACACCGTCGCGGCCATCGGCGACGTGGTCCGCGAAGGGACCGAGGTGCTCCGCGAGGCCGACCCGGACGGGGAGGCCGACCCGGACCTGCTCGCCGAACTGGGTCGTCTGATGAACTTCGATCACGGCCTGCTGTCGGCGCTGGGCGTCTCCTCCCGCTCGCTCGACGCGATGGTCTGGGCCGCCCGCGACGCCGACGCCCACGGCGCGAAACTCACCGGCGCGGGCGGGGGCGGCTGCATCGTCGCGCTCGACGAGACCGGCGGGACGGAGACGGCGCTCGATTACACGCCGGGCTGTGAGAGATCGTTCCGCGCGGAACTTGCGACCGAGGGGGTGCGCGTCGAGGAGCCATGA
- a CDS encoding isopentenyl phosphate kinase translates to MTVVLKLGGSVITEKDSPETLDGRALDALAAAIAAADVENLVIVHGGGSFGHHHASAHGVSTTEGSHDTAAIMDVHGAMTTLNRFVLSRLHEHDVPALPVHPFSAAARDEHATLSMPTDQVGTMLEEGFVPVLHGDGVVHAGEGVTVLSGDELVTHLASALDADRVGVCSTVPGVLDAEDAVVPEIDSFEEVADLLGASDATDVSGGMAGKVRELLDLGAPAHVFGPDALAAFLAGGEPGTRIG, encoded by the coding sequence ATGACGGTCGTCCTGAAGCTCGGCGGCTCGGTGATCACCGAGAAGGACAGCCCGGAGACGCTGGACGGGCGGGCGCTCGACGCGCTCGCGGCTGCCATCGCGGCGGCCGACGTCGAGAACCTGGTGATCGTCCACGGCGGCGGCTCGTTCGGCCACCACCACGCCTCGGCCCACGGCGTCTCGACGACGGAGGGGTCACACGACACGGCGGCGATCATGGACGTCCACGGCGCGATGACGACGCTCAACCGGTTCGTCCTGAGTCGGCTCCACGAACACGACGTGCCCGCGCTCCCCGTCCACCCGTTCTCGGCGGCCGCCCGCGACGAACACGCGACCCTCTCGATGCCGACCGACCAGGTCGGAACGATGCTGGAGGAAGGGTTCGTCCCCGTGCTCCACGGCGACGGCGTCGTCCACGCGGGCGAGGGCGTGACGGTGCTCTCGGGCGACGAACTGGTGACACACCTCGCGTCGGCGCTCGACGCGGACCGGGTCGGCGTCTGTTCGACGGTCCCGGGCGTGCTGGACGCCGAGGACGCGGTGGTCCCCGAGATCGACTCGTTCGAGGAGGTGGCGGACCTGCTCGGCGCGAGCGACGCCACGGACGTCAGCGGCGGCATGGCCGGCAAGGTGCGGGAACTGCTCGACCTGGGCGCGCCGGCACACGTGTTCGGCCCCGACGCGCTGGCGGCGTTCCTGGCGGGCGGCGAGCCGGGAACCAGGATCGGTTGA
- a CDS encoding DMT family transporter gives MSDLGDWTGFLALAAVWGTAFVATKAALPDFPPVLLAALRFDVASVLLFALAFATGRSIRPDGAGDLRPIATGGLFSIGAHHALLFSGQAYVTSAVAATLVGLIPVLTPMATRVLRPDERLDAVSAAGVVVGFAGLLVVARPEPRALASNAGALFVFGSAVAWVLGAVTTREDGATLSPLPMQAWMAFVGAASLHLAAVALGQGFGDVTATAESVGWLVYLGVVPGAGGFLLYFRLLDRLGPIQAGMLEYAIPPFTALFGWLVLDETVTWDTVAGFLLILLAFLVVKRRSLRSGLRRAFG, from the coding sequence GTGAGCGACCTCGGGGACTGGACTGGCTTTCTCGCGCTCGCCGCGGTCTGGGGAACCGCGTTCGTGGCGACGAAGGCGGCGCTTCCGGACTTCCCACCCGTACTGCTCGCCGCCCTGCGGTTCGACGTTGCGTCGGTGCTCCTGTTCGCGCTCGCGTTCGCCACCGGGCGGTCCATCCGCCCCGATGGCGCCGGCGACCTTCGGCCCATCGCAACGGGCGGGCTGTTCAGCATCGGCGCGCACCACGCGCTCCTGTTCAGCGGCCAGGCGTACGTGACGAGCGCCGTCGCCGCGACGCTGGTCGGTCTCATCCCCGTGCTCACGCCGATGGCGACGCGGGTCCTCCGTCCGGACGAGCGGCTGGACGCCGTCAGCGCGGCCGGCGTGGTCGTCGGGTTCGCCGGCCTGCTCGTCGTCGCGAGGCCTGAGCCACGGGCGCTCGCGTCGAACGCCGGTGCGCTGTTCGTGTTCGGCTCGGCGGTCGCGTGGGTGCTGGGCGCGGTGACGACCCGGGAGGACGGGGCGACGCTCTCGCCGCTCCCGATGCAGGCCTGGATGGCGTTCGTCGGTGCCGCGTCGCTCCATCTCGCGGCGGTCGCCCTCGGGCAGGGCTTCGGCGACGTGACCGCGACAGCCGAGAGCGTCGGCTGGCTCGTCTACCTCGGCGTGGTTCCCGGCGCGGGCGGCTTCCTGCTGTACTTCCGGCTGCTCGACAGGCTCGGTCCGATCCAGGCCGGGATGCTGGAGTACGCCATCCCACCGTTCACCGCGCTGTTCGGCTGGCTCGTGCTCGACGAGACGGTGACGTGGGACACCGTCGCCGGGTTCCTGCTCATCCTGCTCGCGTTCCTCGTCGTGAAACGACGGTCGCTGCGGTCGGGACTGCGACGCGCGTTCGGGTGA
- a CDS encoding MBL fold metallo-hydrolase, producing MRVTFLGTGSAMPLAERVQTGLLLEPAADDGGPLLVDCGAGVLHRLSQTDPGYEAVSTVLLTHHHLDHVSDLLALLKARWLAGEDHLEVVGPTGTKALVDDLLGVHDYLDGRVDLQVREIHPNEPFAVSGFEVAARETRHSMPCLAYRFSEPGSDDEFVFSGDTEAFEGLSTFADGAKVLAHDCSFPDEVDVDNHPIPSQLGAALSGYDVGRLYLTHLYPHTEGRHEEMIESVRERFDGDVRVARDGLRFEV from the coding sequence ATGCGCGTCACGTTCCTCGGCACCGGCTCCGCGATGCCGCTGGCCGAGCGGGTCCAGACGGGGCTCCTCCTCGAACCCGCGGCCGACGACGGCGGGCCGCTCCTGGTCGACTGCGGTGCGGGCGTCCTCCACCGGCTCTCCCAGACAGATCCCGGCTACGAGGCCGTCTCGACGGTGCTGCTCACCCACCACCACCTCGACCACGTCTCGGACCTGCTCGCGTTGCTGAAGGCCCGCTGGCTCGCGGGCGAGGACCACCTCGAGGTCGTCGGGCCGACGGGAACCAAGGCGCTGGTCGACGACCTGCTCGGCGTTCACGATTATCTCGACGGTCGCGTCGACCTCCAGGTCCGGGAGATCCACCCGAACGAGCCGTTCGCCGTCTCCGGCTTCGAGGTCGCCGCGCGGGAGACCCGCCACTCGATGCCGTGTCTCGCCTACCGGTTCTCCGAGCCCGGGAGCGACGACGAGTTCGTCTTCTCGGGCGACACGGAGGCGTTCGAGGGGCTCTCGACGTTCGCCGACGGCGCGAAAGTGCTCGCGCACGACTGCTCGTTCCCCGACGAGGTCGACGTCGACAACCACCCGATCCCGAGCCAGCTCGGCGCGGCGCTTTCCGGATACGACGTCGGGCGACTGTACCTGACGCACCTCTATCCGCACACCGAGGGCCGTCACGAGGAAATGATCGAGAGCGTACGCGAGCGGTTCGACGGCGACGTTCGGGTGGCGCGCGACGGTCTCCGGTTCGAGGTGTGA
- a CDS encoding ester cyclase, whose amino-acid sequence MSKIEAKPEPIVDAYVTAWNEREFGRLPDLVSESVVAHNPTAPGGALHGREDLEAFMRGILSGFPDFRVTVHEMLSSDDVVMYEATLSMTHEGEFQGIAPTGRTAEVREMASYRVDDGRIQEYRTCFDRQETFEQLGLADG is encoded by the coding sequence ATGTCTAAGATCGAAGCGAAACCCGAGCCGATCGTCGATGCGTACGTCACGGCATGGAACGAACGGGAGTTCGGGAGGCTACCGGACCTCGTCTCCGAGTCCGTCGTGGCCCACAACCCGACCGCACCCGGGGGCGCCCTCCACGGACGGGAGGACCTGGAGGCGTTCATGCGGGGAATCCTGTCCGGCTTCCCCGACTTCCGGGTGACGGTTCACGAGATGCTGTCGAGCGACGACGTGGTGATGTACGAGGCGACGCTCTCGATGACCCACGAGGGCGAGTTCCAAGGGATCGCACCGACGGGACGGACGGCCGAGGTTCGAGAGATGGCAAGCTATCGCGTCGATGACGGGAGGATTCAGGAGTACCGGACCTGCTTCGACCGACAGGAGACGTTCGAACAGCTCGGACTCGCAGACGGCTGA
- a CDS encoding helix-turn-helix transcriptional regulator produces MGGALEGVRFLANSANRVRVLEALADGSATRREVQETTGIPRSTVARNLAAAEDRGWVSSEGSRYDLTTSGELWVAEFRGYLETTAGMKHLGPAIEWLPDPAYELDFRHFRGATVTTPTDGNPTAPFDRALKLVREADSYRGLTQNSLPQLMSVVRDRVVADELAYEGVIEASFLDVVRESEDRAARWRGIASRMYRYDGHVPLNVHIVDGRTLLWLCTENEAGEDVIVKGLLESEVPAVVSWTESLYEEFRAESDPVDAELMSPEGPDPPES; encoded by the coding sequence ATGGGCGGCGCGCTCGAGGGCGTTCGGTTCCTGGCGAACTCCGCGAACCGTGTGCGGGTCCTGGAGGCGCTCGCGGACGGGTCGGCGACCCGACGCGAGGTTCAGGAGACGACGGGAATCCCCCGCTCGACGGTGGCCAGGAACCTCGCCGCGGCCGAGGACCGCGGGTGGGTCAGTTCGGAGGGGAGCCGCTACGACCTCACAACGTCGGGTGAACTGTGGGTGGCGGAGTTCCGCGGCTACCTGGAGACCACGGCCGGGATGAAGCACCTCGGTCCCGCCATCGAGTGGCTTCCCGACCCCGCGTACGAACTCGACTTCCGTCACTTCCGGGGCGCGACCGTCACCACGCCGACGGACGGTAATCCGACCGCCCCGTTCGATAGGGCGCTGAAGCTCGTTCGGGAGGCGGACTCGTACCGTGGCCTCACGCAGAATTCGCTTCCACAACTCATGAGCGTCGTCCGCGACCGCGTCGTCGCCGACGAACTGGCATACGAGGGCGTCATCGAAGCCAGCTTTCTCGACGTCGTCCGGGAGAGTGAGGATCGGGCGGCACGCTGGCGGGGTATCGCATCCCGAATGTATCGGTACGACGGCCACGTCCCCCTCAACGTGCACATCGTCGACGGGCGGACGCTCCTCTGGCTCTGCACCGAGAACGAAGCCGGCGAGGACGTGATCGTCAAGGGGCTACTGGAGAGCGAGGTGCCGGCTGTAGTCTCGTGGACGGAGTCACTGTACGAGGAGTTCCGGGCCGAATCGGACCCGGTCGACGCCGAACTGATGTCGCCGGAGGGGCCGGATCCGCCGGAGTCCTGA
- a CDS encoding ATP-dependent helicase, with protein MRGRELLATSGIDYGFDPASVPVEDGDVLDLLEPSVREWWVDQFGEYVPGNGGFFTPPQREAIPLIREGTNSLICSPTGSGKTLASFTAIINDLYRRERERADGLDNAVYCLYVSPLKSLANDIHRNLERPLAGIKENLAADGHETEIRHAIRHGDTSDSERQRMLEETPHILNTTPETLAILLNSPKFKEKLASVEYVVVDEIHSLAGNKRGTHLSVSLERLERMCEGSPTRIGCSATVEPLETMAEFLVGGERTAGNSGAGGGAGDWEPREYEIVDTRFVREFDLRLECPTDDLIGTPRDVVTDRFYDRLHDLIGDHENTLVFTNTRSGAERVLGTLRERFDAYDGDNSGCHHGSMSKGTRESIEAKLKSGDVDVVTSSTSLELGIDMPHIDLVVQVGSPKSVASLLQRVGRAGHRLGQTVEGRVVALDRDELVECAVMLRKAEEGFVDRVFVPENARDVAAQQVYGMAINDVWRESDLRETLGRAYPYRNYDGCDWEELMRYLTAGYEGMEDRNVYAKVWRDTNDAPDGEHHYPEYDVGEPLIGKRGRLARVIYMTNVGTIPDSFTCDVYTRADDEWVGQLDENYLDTLEPGDVFQLGGGTYEYRYRRGSKVRVDPSSARPTVPSWYSERLPLSYDLGREVLDFQAAVLDRLEDGGQPAAREWLREFPLDENSVRALARTFDEQVRYAGRESVSTPDRLAIEVELDREEYRRHYYVHSNYGREFNDGLSRLVAYHCTRRANTNVQVAVADNGFTVSMPLNRKVDVPGVIEELDPDEVLPDLRAALDGTDLLKRYFRINATRALMILKRYKGYEKSAAQQQVSSEMLISFARDLDSFAVMEETYREITEDKLNLGGVREVLGRVQAGEIDVVDREVESPSPRAFGLATLMASDVVLAEDESAVLQEFHERVMDELGDDASDGALAEIEGDD; from the coding sequence ATGCGAGGACGGGAACTGCTCGCGACGTCCGGGATCGACTACGGCTTCGACCCCGCGTCGGTTCCCGTCGAGGACGGCGACGTGCTCGACCTGCTCGAACCGTCGGTCCGGGAGTGGTGGGTCGACCAGTTCGGCGAGTACGTCCCGGGAAACGGCGGCTTCTTCACCCCGCCACAGCGCGAGGCGATCCCGCTCATCCGCGAGGGGACGAACAGCCTCATCTGCTCGCCGACGGGGTCGGGCAAGACGCTCGCCTCCTTCACCGCGATCATCAACGACCTCTACCGCCGGGAGCGCGAGCGAGCGGACGGGCTCGACAACGCGGTGTACTGCCTCTACGTCTCCCCGCTCAAGTCGCTCGCCAACGACATCCACCGGAACCTCGAACGCCCGCTCGCCGGCATCAAGGAGAACCTCGCGGCCGACGGGCACGAGACGGAGATCCGCCACGCCATCCGCCACGGCGACACGAGCGACAGCGAGCGACAGCGGATGCTCGAGGAGACGCCCCACATCCTCAACACGACGCCCGAGACGCTCGCCATCCTGCTGAACTCCCCGAAGTTCAAGGAGAAACTGGCGAGCGTCGAGTACGTCGTCGTCGACGAGATTCACAGTCTCGCGGGCAACAAGCGCGGCACGCACCTGTCGGTCTCGCTGGAACGGCTCGAACGAATGTGCGAGGGATCGCCGACGCGAATCGGCTGTTCGGCGACCGTCGAGCCGCTGGAGACGATGGCCGAGTTCCTCGTGGGGGGCGAACGGACGGCGGGAAACTCCGGTGCCGGTGGAGGTGCGGGCGACTGGGAGCCACGCGAGTACGAGATCGTCGACACCCGGTTCGTCCGCGAGTTCGACCTCCGACTGGAGTGTCCGACCGACGACCTCATCGGCACGCCCCGGGACGTCGTCACCGACCGCTTCTACGACCGCCTCCACGACCTGATCGGCGACCACGAGAACACGCTCGTCTTCACGAACACCCGGTCGGGCGCCGAGCGGGTGCTCGGCACCCTCCGCGAGCGGTTCGACGCGTACGACGGGGACAACTCCGGCTGTCACCACGGGTCGATGTCGAAGGGGACGCGGGAGTCGATCGAGGCGAAGCTGAAATCGGGCGACGTGGACGTCGTCACCTCCTCCACGTCGCTCGAACTCGGCATCGACATGCCCCACATCGACCTGGTCGTCCAAGTGGGCTCCCCCAAGTCGGTCGCCTCGCTGCTCCAGCGCGTCGGCCGCGCCGGCCACCGCCTCGGGCAGACCGTCGAGGGGCGGGTCGTCGCGCTCGACCGCGACGAACTCGTCGAGTGTGCGGTAATGTTGCGGAAGGCCGAGGAGGGGTTCGTCGACCGCGTGTTCGTCCCCGAGAACGCCCGGGACGTCGCCGCCCAGCAGGTGTACGGGATGGCGATCAACGACGTGTGGCGCGAGTCGGACCTGCGCGAGACGCTGGGTCGGGCGTACCCGTACCGGAACTACGACGGTTGCGACTGGGAGGAACTCATGCGGTATCTCACGGCCGGCTACGAGGGGATGGAGGATCGGAACGTGTACGCGAAAGTCTGGCGCGACACGAACGACGCGCCCGACGGCGAGCACCACTACCCCGAGTACGACGTCGGCGAGCCCCTGATCGGAAAACGCGGCCGGCTCGCACGGGTCATCTACATGACGAACGTCGGCACCATCCCGGACTCGTTCACCTGCGACGTCTACACCCGCGCCGACGACGAGTGGGTGGGACAACTGGACGAGAACTACCTCGACACGCTGGAGCCGGGCGACGTGTTCCAGCTCGGCGGCGGCACCTACGAGTACCGCTACCGGCGCGGCTCGAAGGTCCGCGTCGACCCCTCGAGCGCCCGGCCCACCGTCCCGTCGTGGTACTCCGAACGGCTCCCGCTGAGCTACGACCTCGGACGGGAGGTGCTCGACTTCCAGGCGGCGGTCCTCGACCGGCTCGAGGACGGCGGCCAGCCCGCGGCCCGCGAGTGGCTCCGGGAGTTCCCGCTCGACGAGAACTCGGTGCGGGCCCTCGCGCGGACGTTCGACGAGCAGGTTCGCTACGCCGGCCGGGAGTCGGTGTCGACGCCCGACAGGCTGGCGATCGAAGTCGAACTGGACCGGGAGGAGTACCGCCGGCACTACTACGTCCACTCGAACTACGGCCGCGAGTTCAACGACGGCCTCTCGCGGCTCGTCGCGTACCACTGCACGAGACGGGCGAACACGAACGTCCAGGTCGCGGTCGCCGACAACGGCTTCACGGTCTCGATGCCGCTCAACCGGAAGGTGGACGTGCCGGGCGTCATCGAGGAGCTCGATCCAGACGAGGTCCTTCCGGACCTCCGTGCGGCCCTCGACGGGACCGACCTGCTGAAGCGCTACTTCCGCATCAACGCGACGCGGGCGCTGATGATCCTCAAGCGGTACAAGGGGTACGAGAAGTCGGCCGCCCAGCAGCAGGTGTCCTCGGAGATGCTCATCTCGTTCGCGCGGGACCTCGACTCGTTCGCGGTGATGGAGGAGACGTACCGCGAGATCACCGAGGACAAACTGAACCTCGGGGGCGTCCGGGAGGTGCTCGGCCGCGTGCAGGCGGGCGAGATCGACGTCGTGGACCGGGAGGTCGAGAGCCCGTCGCCCCGGGCGTTCGGCCTGGCGACGCTGATGGCGAGCGACGTCGTGCTCGCCGAGGACGAGTCGGCCGTGCTCCAGGAGTTCCACGAGCGCGTCATGGACGAACTCGGCGACGACGCGAGCGACGGCGCGCTGGCCGAGATCGAGGGCGACGACTGA
- a CDS encoding PH domain-containing protein, with protein sequence METLDSRVRLVWIAGTLVTAGVLAVIGYGLLRFDLPVPRALVVAVVALVAIAGVVLALLRYRVWRFEVREDSLYLVRGVLTRTDTSVPFVRVQHVDTRRGPVERAVGLASVVVYTAGTRGADISIPGLTPERARSLRERLRDLATESELDAV encoded by the coding sequence ATGGAGACACTCGACTCTCGCGTCCGTCTGGTCTGGATCGCGGGCACGCTCGTCACGGCCGGCGTCCTCGCCGTGATCGGCTACGGCCTCCTGCGGTTCGACCTCCCGGTCCCCCGGGCGCTCGTCGTCGCCGTCGTCGCGCTCGTGGCGATCGCCGGCGTCGTGCTCGCGCTCCTCCGCTACCGCGTCTGGCGGTTCGAGGTGCGAGAGGACTCGCTGTATCTCGTTCGCGGCGTGCTGACGCGGACCGACACCTCGGTGCCGTTCGTCCGCGTCCAGCACGTGGACACCCGACGCGGGCCGGTCGAGCGCGCGGTCGGCCTGGCGAGCGTCGTCGTCTACACCGCCGGCACCCGCGGCGCGGACATCTCGATCCCCGGACTGACGCCGGAGCGCGCCCGGAGCCTCCGCGAGCGACTGCGCGATCTCGCGACCGAGAGCGAGCTGGACGCCGTCTGA